A single window of Syntrophotalea acetylenica DNA harbors:
- a CDS encoding MoaD/ThiS family protein translates to MKITVKLFAGFRNDRFKVADQDYPDGATVGDILGALNIALPELGVALINGRHVLPEHVMEDGQTLSLFPKVGGG, encoded by the coding sequence ATGAAAATTACCGTCAAACTCTTCGCCGGCTTTCGCAACGACCGCTTCAAGGTAGCCGACCAGGATTATCCCGACGGCGCGACGGTCGGCGATATTCTCGGGGCCTTGAACATCGCCCTTCCCGAACTGGGCGTTGCCCTCATCAACGGCCGCCACGTTCTTCCCGAACATGTCATGGAAGACGGCCAGACCCTGTCGCTGTTCCCGAAAGTCGGAGGAGGTTAA
- a CDS encoding TonB-dependent receptor plug domain-containing protein, with the protein MRKILSLALVGVLMQPVIASASDLTTLEPVVVTATKLETPLREVASSVTVISAEEIENKQPNTVLDVLRSVPGLDVIRQGGLGQQTSIFLRGSNSMHTLVLVDGIEMNDPANPGRSFDFSTLGTDNIERIEIVRGPGSTLYGSDALGGVINIITRKGSGKPKVNLFAEYGSFETHEEKLSVSGGNELVNYSLVASFLESNGISAAAKRYGNQERDGYDRTSVSSRIGLTPTDNFDVDFFLRYIDAEADLDTFAGPFGDDPNNTFDSESLFLRLQGRLMLLNDRWEQKLGFSLSDYDRENRDDTDPAHPFDSSMTTYDSRLYKGDWQHNLYLHPTNTLTVGLEYEKEEASGTSVYIYADPLWNTNDRFDKATAETYGYYIQDEIRLWRDFITTAGLRVDDHEEFGARMTYRITSSYLFRPTGTRIKGTFGTAFKAPTLAQLYENSTYVLGNPDLAPEKSRGWDIGLEQQLWNDRVLLSATYFENHFEDLINTFYSMTSFKYEYENIDEAQTKGLELTASVRPVDDLTLSASYTYTDTENRNTGEQLLRRPRHKYNLNVNYRFLDRGNANLDIFYFGERDDLDLYNWSQTKTLAGYTVVNLALSYEVNPHLRIHGRVENLFDEDYEETNGFGSPGIAGYAGASITF; encoded by the coding sequence ATGCGCAAAATCCTGTCTTTGGCCCTGGTCGGTGTACTGATGCAACCCGTAATTGCATCCGCCTCCGACCTGACCACCCTCGAACCGGTTGTAGTCACCGCCACCAAGCTCGAAACACCACTGCGTGAAGTCGCCAGCTCCGTCACCGTTATCTCTGCCGAGGAAATCGAAAACAAACAGCCCAACACTGTCCTCGATGTCCTGCGCAGTGTTCCCGGCCTCGATGTCATACGTCAGGGCGGGCTGGGACAGCAGACCTCAATCTTCCTCAGGGGAAGCAACTCCATGCATACCCTGGTGCTGGTCGACGGCATAGAAATGAACGACCCTGCCAATCCCGGCCGGTCCTTCGATTTTTCAACCCTCGGCACCGATAATATCGAACGTATAGAAATCGTGCGCGGGCCAGGAAGCACCCTGTACGGATCGGATGCCCTTGGCGGTGTCATCAACATCATCACCCGCAAAGGCTCCGGGAAACCCAAAGTCAACCTGTTTGCCGAGTACGGCAGTTTTGAAACCCACGAGGAGAAGCTCTCGGTTTCCGGCGGCAACGAACTCGTCAACTACTCGCTGGTGGCCTCCTTCCTCGAATCCAACGGCATTTCCGCGGCCGCCAAACGTTACGGAAACCAGGAAAGAGACGGGTACGATCGAACTTCGGTTTCATCCCGGATCGGCCTTACTCCGACCGATAATTTCGATGTGGACTTTTTTCTGAGATACATCGACGCGGAAGCAGACCTCGACACCTTTGCCGGCCCCTTTGGAGATGACCCCAACAATACCTTTGATTCTGAATCGCTTTTTCTGCGACTGCAGGGGCGCTTGATGCTGCTGAACGACCGATGGGAGCAAAAACTCGGCTTTTCCTTGAGCGATTACGATCGTGAAAACCGCGATGACACCGACCCGGCTCACCCCTTCGACAGCAGCATGACGACCTATGACAGCCGACTCTACAAAGGTGACTGGCAGCACAACCTTTATCTGCACCCGACCAACACCTTGACCGTTGGACTCGAGTATGAAAAGGAAGAGGCCAGCGGCACATCCGTTTACATCTATGCCGATCCTCTCTGGAATACCAACGACAGATTCGACAAAGCCACCGCCGAAACCTACGGCTACTATATCCAGGATGAAATCAGGCTCTGGCGGGATTTCATCACCACCGCAGGACTGCGTGTCGATGATCACGAAGAATTCGGCGCACGCATGACCTACCGAATCACCAGCAGCTACCTGTTTCGTCCGACCGGAACCCGCATCAAAGGCACTTTCGGTACCGCCTTCAAGGCTCCGACTCTTGCCCAGCTTTATGAAAACTCCACCTACGTTCTGGGCAACCCCGATCTGGCCCCGGAAAAGAGTCGGGGCTGGGATATTGGCCTTGAGCAGCAACTGTGGAACGACAGGGTCCTTTTGAGCGCAACCTATTTTGAAAACCACTTCGAGGACCTCATCAACACCTTTTACAGCATGACGAGTTTCAAATATGAATATGAAAACATCGATGAAGCCCAAACCAAGGGGCTCGAATTGACGGCATCGGTGCGTCCCGTCGACGACCTGACGCTTTCCGCCAGCTACACCTACACCGATACGGAAAACCGCAACACAGGCGAGCAACTTCTCCGTCGCCCAAGGCATAAATACAACCTCAACGTCAACTATCGTTTCCTTGATCGCGGCAATGCCAATCTCGATATATTCTATTTCGGTGAGCGGGACGATCTTGACCTGTACAACTGGAGTCAGACCAAAACACTTGCCGGGTACACGGTGGTCAACCTCGCTCTTTCCTATGAGGTCAACCCGCACCTGCGCATTCATGGCCGGGTGGAAAATCTCTTTGACGAGGATTATGAGGAAACAAACGGATTCGGATCACCCGGCATAGCCGGCTATGCCGGTGCCAGCATTACGTTTTAA
- a CDS encoding energy transducer TonB produces the protein MPASHESFILWLILSMGIHAATLTLWPMPPSWKVGHNTHLVVDLRSSGSGTLHGQAGSSELPAADKPSPRMSPAAPKAPIQSEKTRVIKPVAAPAKKAVSRRQAPAPSAVTTPSSSSMASAIPAASAAGANADTGSNASSEQDAGAAGSSLVGGEPGQAGGFGVGSNGHGEAGVKAKKGVTRATPLGYGDNPAMPYPRTARRRGWQGEVLLRVSVSENGQVLSARVEKSSGYGILDDTALQQVSNWRFRPAQRNGIPRQDTVIVPVHFQLHAP, from the coding sequence ATGCCTGCATCGCATGAATCCTTCATACTGTGGCTCATCCTGTCCATGGGCATTCACGCCGCGACCTTGACTCTCTGGCCCATGCCGCCATCCTGGAAAGTTGGTCACAACACCCATCTGGTCGTTGATCTTCGCTCGTCGGGATCCGGCACCTTGCACGGGCAGGCAGGGAGCAGTGAATTGCCCGCCGCCGATAAGCCTTCGCCCAGAATGTCGCCTGCCGCGCCGAAAGCTCCCATCCAAAGCGAAAAAACACGAGTCATCAAACCAGTCGCCGCTCCCGCCAAAAAGGCTGTATCCCGCCGACAAGCTCCAGCGCCTTCGGCTGTTACCACCCCATCCTCCTCATCCATGGCTTCCGCAATCCCGGCAGCATCCGCAGCCGGTGCAAACGCGGATACCGGCAGCAATGCATCAAGCGAACAGGACGCAGGTGCCGCCGGATCGTCTTTAGTGGGGGGAGAGCCGGGCCAGGCAGGCGGCTTTGGTGTTGGCAGCAACGGTCATGGCGAAGCCGGCGTCAAGGCAAAAAAAGGTGTCACCCGCGCCACGCCGCTGGGCTACGGCGACAACCCCGCCATGCCCTACCCGCGCACCGCTCGCCGCCGGGGCTGGCAGGGTGAGGTGCTGCTGCGCGTCTCCGTATCGGAAAACGGGCAGGTACTGTCGGCGAGGGTCGAAAAATCCTCGGGATACGGAATCCTCGACGACACGGCCCTGCAGCAGGTATCCAACTGGCGGTTTCGCCCCGCCCAGCGCAATGGCATACCACGGCAGGATACAGTGATCGTCCCCGTCCACTTCCAGCTGCACGCTCCCTGA
- a CDS encoding Crp/Fnr family transcriptional regulator — MNVDADASMAEGLSEDVRGSLKDLHIFSEEEIGCLLPFVKERRLSAGETLWVEGQPGNYLVLVLSGHLEAKKDTEFPGKQVVVAVFGPEAVVGELSFMNQSPRAVSVVALEDVRLAQIANDAFERLLAECPGLGMKLYRVILLALASRLKKSYERLASIF, encoded by the coding sequence GTGAACGTTGATGCGGACGCCAGCATGGCGGAAGGCTTGTCGGAAGACGTGCGTGGGAGCCTGAAGGACCTGCATATTTTTTCCGAAGAGGAGATAGGCTGCCTGCTTCCTTTTGTCAAGGAGCGCAGGCTCTCCGCAGGTGAGACTTTATGGGTGGAGGGACAGCCGGGAAATTACCTGGTGCTGGTTCTTTCCGGTCATCTCGAAGCCAAGAAAGATACCGAGTTTCCGGGCAAGCAGGTGGTTGTCGCCGTATTTGGACCGGAGGCGGTTGTCGGGGAATTGTCTTTCATGAATCAGAGCCCGAGGGCCGTCAGTGTTGTCGCTCTTGAAGATGTCCGTCTGGCGCAGATTGCCAACGATGCCTTCGAAAGACTCCTTGCCGAGTGCCCCGGCCTGGGGATGAAACTATACCGCGTCATCCTGCTGGCCCTCGCCAGTCGCCTGAAAAAATCCTATGAACGTCTGGCCTCCATCTTTTGA
- a CDS encoding phospholipid-binding protein MlaC, translating into MKTRLGTLCALMLAMCVWVTPILAVPGPTEQLRATLDQIISVLRNKELSQEAILDRVEVLVRSKFDFEAMSQRTLGIHWRNASPRQRARFIELFSQLLEDTYRGRIRNYTYQDERVEYVGEQVRGTRGQVDTLVISSKEIPVSYRVRLKGGQWLVYDVIVEEVSLVSNYRSSYNEIIRQEGFDALLKRLENKVRELQAGNTAQKVPSPKQGA; encoded by the coding sequence ATGAAAACCAGGCTTGGCACGCTGTGTGCGCTGATGCTTGCAATGTGTGTGTGGGTGACGCCGATCCTGGCTGTCCCCGGGCCGACGGAACAGCTACGGGCCACCCTCGACCAGATTATTTCAGTGCTGCGCAACAAGGAACTGTCCCAGGAGGCCATTCTCGACCGGGTGGAAGTTCTGGTGCGCTCCAAGTTCGATTTCGAAGCCATGTCCCAGCGGACCCTGGGTATCCACTGGAGAAACGCGAGCCCCAGGCAGCGGGCGCGTTTTATCGAGCTGTTTTCCCAGTTGCTTGAAGATACCTATCGCGGACGGATCCGCAATTACACCTATCAGGACGAGCGGGTCGAATACGTCGGTGAGCAGGTGCGCGGGACGCGGGGGCAGGTGGATACCCTCGTTATATCCAGCAAGGAGATACCGGTCAGCTATCGCGTGCGACTCAAAGGCGGCCAATGGCTGGTATACGATGTGATCGTCGAGGAAGTGAGCCTGGTCAGCAACTATCGCAGCAGCTATAACGAAATTATCCGCCAGGAAGGGTTTGACGCCCTGCTCAAACGGCTTGAAAATAAAGTCCGTGAATTGCAGGCGGGCAATACTGCCCAAAAGGTCCCTTCCCCGAAACAGGGAGCGTAA
- a CDS encoding VacJ family lipoprotein codes for MRHYVILVLFATLVGVFPAGKVGAAEDRAAAVVESPAVAEAVVSAADAGAAETVPGQTAGEPQGEAADEDFVDEEDFTNGDIETLHIADPIEPFNRGMFWLNDKLYFYLFKPIARGYRVVPEPARKSVSNFFSNLGTPVRFANALLQFKLADAGSELGRLVINSTLGIGGLFDPAKAWFDLDRKDEDLGQTFGRYGVGSGFYIVWPVLGPSNARDTVGMVGDFFMDPLHYVEMKPAERLGLTGLEKETDLSLDKDTYESVKQEALDTYLYVRNAYEQYRDGKIKK; via the coding sequence ATGCGACACTATGTGATTCTGGTGCTGTTCGCCACGCTCGTGGGTGTATTTCCTGCCGGTAAGGTTGGAGCCGCCGAAGATCGGGCCGCCGCGGTTGTCGAATCCCCTGCCGTGGCAGAGGCTGTTGTGTCTGCAGCCGATGCCGGTGCAGCGGAGACTGTTCCCGGTCAGACTGCGGGGGAACCGCAGGGAGAGGCAGCCGATGAGGATTTTGTGGATGAAGAGGACTTCACCAACGGCGATATCGAAACACTGCACATTGCCGATCCTATCGAGCCTTTCAACCGCGGCATGTTCTGGCTGAACGACAAGCTGTATTTCTACCTGTTCAAGCCGATCGCCCGCGGCTACCGCGTGGTTCCCGAACCGGCGCGCAAGTCGGTCTCCAATTTTTTTTCCAATCTCGGCACGCCGGTGCGTTTCGCCAATGCGCTGTTGCAGTTCAAGTTGGCCGATGCCGGTTCCGAACTGGGACGCCTGGTGATCAATTCAACCCTGGGCATCGGCGGGCTGTTCGATCCGGCCAAGGCGTGGTTCGATCTGGATCGCAAGGACGAGGATCTGGGGCAGACGTTCGGCCGTTATGGTGTCGGTTCCGGATTCTACATCGTCTGGCCGGTTCTGGGGCCTTCCAATGCCCGGGATACGGTAGGCATGGTCGGAGACTTTTTCATGGATCCTTTGCATTATGTCGAAATGAAACCTGCCGAACGCCTCGGTTTGACAGGGCTTGAGAAAGAAACAGATCTTTCGCTCGACAAGGATACCTACGAGAGCGTCAAGCAGGAGGCTTTGGATACCTATCTGTACGTCCGCAACGCTTACGAGCAGTACCGTGACGGCAAAATCAAAAAATAA
- the mlaD gene encoding outer membrane lipid asymmetry maintenance protein MlaD yields MKRFNVEMAVGVFLVAGFICFAYLSVKLGDVALFSEKTYPVSARFGSVSGLKEGAIVELAGVKIGTVTDIALDPESYEALISLAIDADVKLQEDAIASIRTTGIIGDKYVEVSPGGLDDYIQPGGEIVETESAVSIEKLVSKYIFEKK; encoded by the coding sequence ATGAAGAGGTTTAACGTTGAGATGGCTGTCGGCGTTTTCCTGGTGGCCGGGTTCATCTGTTTTGCCTATCTTTCCGTAAAGCTGGGCGATGTCGCGCTTTTCAGTGAAAAGACCTACCCGGTCAGTGCCCGGTTCGGATCGGTTTCCGGACTCAAGGAGGGCGCGATTGTCGAGTTGGCCGGCGTCAAGATCGGCACCGTCACCGATATTGCCCTTGATCCTGAAAGTTACGAGGCGCTGATCAGCCTGGCTATCGATGCCGATGTAAAGCTTCAGGAGGACGCCATTGCCTCCATTCGCACCACCGGCATCATCGGGGACAAGTATGTCGAGGTGTCGCCGGGAGGGCTCGATGATTATATTCAGCCCGGCGGGGAGATTGTCGAAACCGAGTCCGCCGTCAGTATCGAAAAACTGGTAAGTAAGTATATTTTCGAGAAAAAATAG
- a CDS encoding ABC transporter ATP-binding protein: MTQEKTRIAIELIDVERAFGRQQVLRKVNLTVREGTTTVIVGPSGQGKSVILKHMLGLLRPDRGKVLVYGQNLADMSKRQMKVVRKDFGVLFQNVALFDSMTVYDNVALPLRERTDLSEDAIRDNVEEKLALMDLADMGPKFPAQLSGGMKKRVGLARALVMQPRIVFFDEPTTGLDVSKSNEIYRLFHKTQAKLKYTAVIVSHDVPKIFKLADYVALIHEGQILGNMSPEQFQLSDHPVIKAFVEETMGPIYSSEREERFFYEEV, encoded by the coding sequence ATGACTCAGGAAAAAACCAGAATCGCCATCGAACTGATCGATGTGGAACGCGCCTTTGGCCGCCAGCAGGTTCTCAGAAAAGTAAATCTGACGGTGCGCGAAGGGACCACAACGGTCATCGTCGGTCCCAGCGGGCAGGGCAAAAGCGTCATTCTTAAGCACATGCTGGGGCTGCTCCGGCCGGACAGGGGCAAGGTTCTGGTGTACGGCCAGAACCTCGCGGACATGTCCAAGAGGCAGATGAAAGTGGTTCGCAAGGATTTCGGCGTCCTGTTTCAGAACGTGGCGCTGTTCGATTCCATGACGGTGTACGACAATGTGGCGCTGCCGTTGCGGGAACGCACCGACTTGTCCGAAGACGCGATTCGAGACAACGTTGAAGAAAAGCTTGCGCTTATGGATCTGGCGGATATGGGTCCCAAGTTTCCCGCCCAGCTCAGCGGGGGCATGAAAAAACGCGTTGGTCTGGCGCGGGCCCTGGTCATGCAGCCGCGCATCGTGTTTTTTGACGAACCCACCACTGGTCTGGATGTCAGCAAAAGCAACGAAATCTACAGGCTGTTCCACAAAACCCAGGCAAAGCTGAAATATACGGCCGTAATCGTCAGCCATGATGTTCCGAAAATTTTCAAGTTGGCTGATTATGTCGCCCTGATTCACGAAGGCCAGATTCTCGGCAACATGTCGCCGGAGCAGTTTCAGCTTTCCGACCACCCCGTCATCAAGGCCTTTGTCGAGGAAACCATGGGGCCGATTTATTCCAGTGAAAGGGAGGAAAGGTTTTTTTATGAAGAGGTTTAA
- a CDS encoding MlaE family ABC transporter permease produces MMWIVHIAGRFFQKLGGDFLSCLEQAGRMGIFLGACLASAVRPPYKLNPVVRQMHFIGSRSTFVILFTGAFTGMVLALQGYYTLRKFGSEGLLGAAVALSLIRELGPVVAALMVVGRAGSAICAEVGIMRNSEQIDALECMAIDPYKYLMAPKFIAGILSMPLLTAIFDMAGIVGGYLVGVTMLGVNKGAYFQQMYASVVWNDVEMGLVKSLVFGLLIIWIGAAKGYFLHLERSGGFGAEGVSRVTTDAVVLSSVAILVWDYLLSAIML; encoded by the coding sequence ATGATGTGGATAGTCCATATTGCTGGACGATTTTTTCAAAAACTGGGCGGCGACTTTCTTTCCTGTCTTGAGCAGGCCGGTCGCATGGGGATTTTCCTCGGCGCCTGCCTGGCAAGCGCGGTGCGGCCTCCATACAAGCTCAACCCCGTCGTTCGGCAAATGCATTTTATCGGCTCCCGGTCCACCTTCGTCATTCTTTTTACCGGGGCTTTTACCGGCATGGTGCTGGCTTTGCAGGGCTATTACACGCTGCGCAAGTTCGGTTCCGAAGGACTGCTCGGCGCCGCGGTGGCTCTGAGCCTGATTCGTGAGCTCGGTCCGGTTGTCGCGGCGCTCATGGTGGTCGGCCGCGCCGGGTCGGCAATCTGCGCCGAGGTCGGGATCATGCGCAATTCGGAGCAGATCGATGCTCTCGAATGCATGGCCATCGATCCCTACAAGTACCTGATGGCGCCCAAGTTTATCGCGGGCATTCTGTCCATGCCGCTGCTCACGGCTATTTTCGACATGGCCGGCATCGTCGGTGGCTATCTGGTCGGCGTCACCATGTTGGGGGTCAACAAGGGCGCGTATTTTCAGCAGATGTATGCCAGCGTGGTCTGGAACGATGTCGAAATGGGGCTGGTCAAGTCCCTGGTTTTCGGACTGCTGATTATATGGATCGGGGCCGCCAAGGGATATTTCCTCCATCTGGAGCGTTCCGGCGGCTTCGGTGCCGAAGGGGTAAGCCGGGTTACGACCGATGCGGTTGTCCTGTCTTCGGTCGCTATCCTGGTCTGGGATTATCTTCTCAGCGCCATCATGCTGTAA
- a CDS encoding succinate dehydrogenase cytochrome b subunit has product MPLNDMIRSAVGRKLFMAATGVALLGFVAAHLLGNLTIYLGPEGINTYAEHLHAVGMLLWVFRAGLLIAFGLHVAFGIVLTLENRRARPITYKRKNHQRSSMAGRTMIYSGALLGIFVGFHLLHFTFHAIGPPIEVLNSGLPNVFLMIVENFRHFGFALAYIIAMAALFFHLSHGFASLFQTAGLNNDATLPWLQRLSYVVAALIAAGFASIPVLIYSGLVIK; this is encoded by the coding sequence ATGCCTTTGAACGACATGATTCGTAGTGCCGTAGGGCGCAAATTGTTCATGGCCGCCACCGGCGTAGCCCTGCTTGGCTTCGTGGCGGCCCACCTGCTTGGCAACCTTACCATCTATCTCGGCCCGGAAGGAATCAATACATACGCCGAGCACCTTCACGCGGTCGGCATGCTTTTATGGGTATTCCGCGCCGGTCTGCTGATCGCTTTCGGCCTGCATGTCGCTTTCGGAATCGTTCTCACCCTGGAGAACCGGCGAGCCAGGCCGATCACCTACAAGCGGAAAAATCATCAGCGCAGCAGCATGGCAGGACGGACCATGATTTACAGCGGCGCGCTGCTGGGGATCTTTGTCGGCTTCCACCTGCTGCATTTCACCTTTCACGCCATCGGTCCACCCATTGAAGTGCTCAACAGCGGCCTGCCGAACGTATTTCTCATGATCGTGGAAAACTTCCGCCATTTCGGCTTCGCCCTTGCCTATATCATCGCCATGGCAGCCCTTTTCTTCCATCTCAGTCATGGCTTCGCCAGTCTGTTTCAGACCGCCGGCCTCAACAACGACGCGACCCTGCCCTGGCTGCAGCGACTGAGCTATGTCGTGGCGGCCTTGATTGCAGCCGGCTTCGCGTCCATTCCGGTCCTGATTTATTCAGGCCTCGTCATAAAGTAG
- a CDS encoding fumarate reductase/succinate dehydrogenase flavoprotein subunit — protein MILDGKCPTGPLANKWDKHRQDLKLVNPANKRKYRVIVVGTGLAGASAAATLGELGYRVDAFCYQDSPRRAHSIAAQGGINAAKNYQNDGDSIFRLFFDTIKGGDFRAREANVYRLAQISNAIIDQCVAQGVPFARDYAGYLENRSFGGAQVSRTFFARGQTGQQLLLGAYQALSRQVAAGTVRIFPRTEMLDLVLVDGQAKGITVRDLVSGEIRCHAADAVILATGGYVNVFNLSTNAMGCSVTATWRAYKKGAFFANPCFTQIHPTCIPVTGDHQSKLTLMSESLRNDGRIWVPKKAGDERQPRDIPESERDYYLERKYPSFGNLAPRDIASRAAKEVCDAGFGVGPGRRGVYLDFGDAIARLDEDTIRARYGNLFDMYERITDENAYQQPMRIYPAPHYSMGGLWVDYNLQSNIEGLFVLGEANFSDHGANRLGASALMQGLADGYFIVPYTIADYLARTDPNQADTSHKAFRQSHEETTQLTEKLLAIGGSRTVGAFHRELGHIMWENVGMARSAASLKDALQAIPELREEFWQDVRIPGSGQQLNQELEKAGRVADFLEFGELLARDALHREESCGGHFRVEHQTSDGEALRNDTDFAYVAAWQYQGEGRIPELHKETLTFENVELAVRSYK, from the coding sequence GTGATACTCGACGGCAAATGTCCAACCGGGCCCCTGGCGAACAAATGGGACAAGCACCGCCAGGACCTTAAACTGGTCAATCCGGCCAACAAACGCAAATACAGGGTTATCGTCGTCGGCACCGGCCTCGCCGGGGCCTCCGCCGCCGCCACCCTCGGTGAACTCGGCTACCGCGTCGACGCGTTCTGCTATCAGGACAGCCCCCGCCGCGCCCACTCCATCGCTGCCCAGGGCGGCATCAACGCGGCTAAAAACTATCAGAACGATGGCGACAGCATTTTTCGCCTGTTTTTCGATACCATCAAGGGGGGCGACTTCCGCGCCCGCGAAGCGAACGTCTACCGCCTGGCCCAGATCAGCAACGCCATCATCGACCAATGTGTGGCCCAGGGCGTGCCCTTCGCCCGCGATTATGCCGGCTATCTGGAGAACCGCTCCTTCGGCGGCGCGCAGGTATCCCGCACCTTCTTCGCCCGCGGCCAGACCGGCCAGCAGTTGCTGCTCGGCGCCTATCAGGCCCTGTCACGGCAAGTGGCCGCCGGCACGGTCAGGATCTTTCCACGCACGGAAATGCTCGACCTGGTGCTGGTGGACGGCCAGGCCAAAGGCATCACGGTACGGGACCTGGTCTCCGGTGAAATCCGTTGCCATGCCGCCGATGCCGTCATTCTCGCCACCGGCGGCTATGTGAATGTCTTCAATTTGTCGACCAACGCTATGGGATGCAGCGTCACCGCCACCTGGCGCGCCTACAAAAAGGGAGCGTTTTTCGCCAACCCCTGTTTTACCCAGATCCATCCGACCTGCATACCGGTCACCGGCGACCACCAGTCCAAACTGACCCTGATGTCCGAATCACTGCGCAACGACGGGCGTATCTGGGTACCGAAAAAGGCCGGGGACGAGCGCCAGCCCCGGGACATCCCCGAAAGCGAGCGCGATTACTATCTGGAACGCAAGTATCCAAGCTTCGGCAACCTTGCGCCGCGCGACATCGCGTCGCGGGCCGCCAAGGAAGTCTGTGACGCCGGCTTCGGGGTCGGTCCGGGCAGGCGCGGCGTCTATCTTGATTTTGGCGACGCCATCGCACGCCTTGACGAGGACACCATTCGTGCACGCTACGGGAACCTGTTCGACATGTATGAGCGCATCACCGACGAGAATGCCTACCAGCAACCGATGCGCATCTATCCCGCGCCGCACTACAGCATGGGAGGACTGTGGGTCGACTACAACCTGCAGAGCAATATCGAGGGACTGTTCGTCCTCGGCGAGGCCAACTTCTCCGACCATGGCGCCAACCGCCTTGGCGCCAGCGCCCTGATGCAGGGTCTGGCCGATGGCTACTTCATTGTCCCCTATACCATCGCCGACTATCTGGCGCGTACGGATCCCAACCAGGCCGACACGTCCCATAAAGCGTTCCGACAGTCCCACGAGGAAACGACCCAACTGACCGAAAAGCTGCTTGCCATCGGCGGCAGCCGAACGGTCGGCGCATTCCACCGCGAACTTGGTCATATCATGTGGGAGAACGTCGGCATGGCACGCAGCGCCGCCAGCCTGAAGGACGCCCTGCAGGCCATTCCCGAACTGCGCGAGGAATTCTGGCAGGATGTCCGCATCCCCGGCAGCGGTCAGCAACTCAACCAGGAACTCGAAAAAGCGGGCCGCGTCGCGGACTTCCTCGAATTCGGCGAACTGCTGGCCCGGGACGCCCTGCATCGGGAAGAGTCCTGTGGCGGTCATTTCCGCGTCGAGCACCAGACCAGTGACGGCGAAGCACTGCGCAACGATACCGATTTCGCCTATGTGGCCGCCTGGCAGTACCAGGGAGAAGGCCGCATCCCCGAACTGCACAAGGAAACGCTGACGTTTGAAAACGTGGAACTGGCTGTAAGGAGTTATAAATAA
- a CDS encoding succinate dehydrogenase/fumarate reductase iron-sulfur subunit: MDLTLHVWRQKGPEDKGYLATYKATDVSADMSFLEMLDVVNEGLIKQGIEPIAFDHDCREGICGTCSQVINGDAHGPQARTTVCQLHMRQFKDGDEIYIEPWRSRAFPIIRDLVVDRSAMDRLMQAGGYVSVSTGGVPDANAILIPKQDADTAMDAAECIGCGACVAACPNGSAMLFVAAKVGQLARLPQGRAEAAHRVCGMTEAMLKEGFGNCSNHYDCEAACPKGISVKFIAQLNREYALALPRLRKEEK, from the coding sequence ATGGACCTGACACTGCACGTATGGCGGCAGAAAGGCCCCGAGGACAAAGGATATCTGGCCACCTACAAGGCCACCGACGTCAGCGCGGACATGTCCTTTCTGGAGATGCTGGATGTGGTCAACGAAGGGCTGATCAAACAGGGCATCGAACCGATCGCTTTTGACCACGATTGCCGGGAAGGCATCTGTGGCACCTGTTCCCAGGTCATCAATGGCGACGCCCATGGCCCCCAGGCCAGAACCACCGTCTGCCAGCTGCACATGCGCCAATTCAAGGATGGTGACGAAATCTACATCGAGCCCTGGCGGTCACGGGCCTTTCCGATCATCAGAGACCTGGTTGTCGACCGCAGCGCCATGGACCGCCTGATGCAGGCCGGAGGTTACGTTTCGGTAAGCACCGGCGGCGTGCCCGACGCCAACGCCATACTGATCCCCAAACAAGACGCCGATACGGCCATGGATGCCGCCGAATGCATCGGCTGCGGTGCCTGCGTGGCTGCCTGCCCCAACGGTTCGGCGATGCTGTTCGTAGCCGCCAAGGTCGGGCAACTGGCCAGGCTTCCCCAAGGCAGGGCCGAAGCGGCCCACCGCGTATGTGGCATGACCGAGGCCATGCTCAAGGAAGGATTCGGCAACTGCAGCAACCATTACGACTGCGAGGCCGCCTGCCCCAAGGGCATCAGCGTCAAATTCATCGCCCAGCTCAACCGGGAATACGCCCTGGCTCTGCCCCGGCTGCGCAAGGAAGAAAAATAA